One Agelaius phoeniceus isolate bAgePho1 chromosome 8, bAgePho1.hap1, whole genome shotgun sequence genomic region harbors:
- the DIPK1A gene encoding divergent protein kinase domain 1A isoform X1, with the protein MARRLFPGAWLRKPHSAQVRLSYVRIKYLFISWLVVFVGSWIMYVQYSTYTELCRGHDCRKIICDKYKTGVIDGSACSSLCAKETLYFGKCLSTKPNNQIYLGIWGNLQSVIKCQMEEAAQLDFGTDPEPRKEIVLFDKPTRGTTVEKFKEMVYGLFKAKLGEQGNLSELVNLILSFADGNKDGRVSLPEAKSAWALLQLEEFLLMVILQDKEHTPKLLGFCGDLYVTERVEYTSLYGISLPWIIELLIPSGFRRSMDQWFTPSWPRKAKIAIGLLEFVEDIFHGPYGNFLMCDTSAKNLGYNDKYDLKMMDMRKIVPEINLKEIIKDRQCDSDLDCIYGTDCRTLCDQSKMRCTTEVIQPNLAKACQLLKDYLLRGAPPDIHEELEKQLYLCIALKVTANQMEMEHSLILNNLKTLLWKKISHTNDS; encoded by the exons ATGGCGAGGCGGCTCTTCCCGGGGGCCTGGCTGAGGAAGCCCCACTCCGCGCAG GTCCGTCTGTCGTACGTGCGGATCAAGTATCTCTTCATCTCCTGGCTGGTGGTGTTTGTTGGCAGCTGGATTATGTATGTTCAGTACTCCACCTACACAGAACTCTGCAGAGGCCATGACTGCAGGAAAATAATT TGTGACAAATACAAGACTGGTGTTATTGATGGATCAGCATGTAGTAGCCTTTGTGCTAAAGAAACTTTGTATTTTGGAAAATGTTTGTCAACAAAGCCCAATAACCAG ATCTATTTAGGAATCTGGGGAAATCTGCAAAGTGTTATAAAATGCCAGATGGAGGAAGCTGCTCAACTTGATTTTGGTACTGACCCAGAACCAAGGAAGGAAATAGTCCTATTTGATAAACCAACAAGAGGAACCACTGTTGAGAAATTCAAAGAAATGGTATATGGTCTTTTTAAA GCAAAACTGGGTGAACAAGGGAATCTTTCAGAACTGGTTAATCTCATCCTGTCTTTCGCTGATGGAAACAAAGATGGAAGAGTCTCTTTGCCAGAGGCAAAATCTGCATGGGCACTCCTGCAGCTAGAAGAGTTTCTGTTAATGGTCATCTTGCAGGATAAAGAACATACCCCTAAGCTGCTGGGTTTTTGTGGAGATCTCTATGTGACCGAAAGAGTTGAATATACCTCTCTCTATGGAATCAGCCTTCCATGGATCATAGAACTTCTCATTCCCTCTGGCTTCAGAAGAAGCATGGACCAGTGGTTCACTCCATCATGGccaagaaaggcaaaaatagCTATAGGGCTTTTAGAATTTGTGGAAGATATTTTCCACGGACCTTACGGAAACTTTCTTATGTGTGATACAAGTGCCAAAAACTTGGGATATAATGATAAATATGATTTGAAAATGATGGACATGAGAAAAATAGTgccagaaattaatttaaaggaGATAATTAAAGATCGTCAGTGCGACTCAGATTTGGACTGCATTTATGGTACAGACTGTAGAACATTATGTGACCAAAGCAAAATGAGATGTACCACTGAAGTAATTCAGCCAAACTTAGCAAAAGCTTGTCAGCTCCTTAAAGACTATCTGCTTCGTGGTGCTCCTCCTGATATCCATGAAGAACTAGAGAAACAACTGTACTTGTGCATTGCCCTTAAAGTCACAGCAAATCAGATGGAAATGGAGCATTCTTTAATACTCAATAACTTAAAAACTTTACTGTGGAAGAAAATTTCTCATACAAATGATTCGTAG
- the DIPK1A gene encoding divergent protein kinase domain 1A isoform X2 — MFIDTLLHFYMQVRLSYVRIKYLFISWLVVFVGSWIMYVQYSTYTELCRGHDCRKIICDKYKTGVIDGSACSSLCAKETLYFGKCLSTKPNNQIYLGIWGNLQSVIKCQMEEAAQLDFGTDPEPRKEIVLFDKPTRGTTVEKFKEMVYGLFKAKLGEQGNLSELVNLILSFADGNKDGRVSLPEAKSAWALLQLEEFLLMVILQDKEHTPKLLGFCGDLYVTERVEYTSLYGISLPWIIELLIPSGFRRSMDQWFTPSWPRKAKIAIGLLEFVEDIFHGPYGNFLMCDTSAKNLGYNDKYDLKMMDMRKIVPEINLKEIIKDRQCDSDLDCIYGTDCRTLCDQSKMRCTTEVIQPNLAKACQLLKDYLLRGAPPDIHEELEKQLYLCIALKVTANQMEMEHSLILNNLKTLLWKKISHTNDS; from the exons ATGTTCATAGACACACTTCTGCATTTCTATATGCAG GTCCGTCTGTCGTACGTGCGGATCAAGTATCTCTTCATCTCCTGGCTGGTGGTGTTTGTTGGCAGCTGGATTATGTATGTTCAGTACTCCACCTACACAGAACTCTGCAGAGGCCATGACTGCAGGAAAATAATT TGTGACAAATACAAGACTGGTGTTATTGATGGATCAGCATGTAGTAGCCTTTGTGCTAAAGAAACTTTGTATTTTGGAAAATGTTTGTCAACAAAGCCCAATAACCAG ATCTATTTAGGAATCTGGGGAAATCTGCAAAGTGTTATAAAATGCCAGATGGAGGAAGCTGCTCAACTTGATTTTGGTACTGACCCAGAACCAAGGAAGGAAATAGTCCTATTTGATAAACCAACAAGAGGAACCACTGTTGAGAAATTCAAAGAAATGGTATATGGTCTTTTTAAA GCAAAACTGGGTGAACAAGGGAATCTTTCAGAACTGGTTAATCTCATCCTGTCTTTCGCTGATGGAAACAAAGATGGAAGAGTCTCTTTGCCAGAGGCAAAATCTGCATGGGCACTCCTGCAGCTAGAAGAGTTTCTGTTAATGGTCATCTTGCAGGATAAAGAACATACCCCTAAGCTGCTGGGTTTTTGTGGAGATCTCTATGTGACCGAAAGAGTTGAATATACCTCTCTCTATGGAATCAGCCTTCCATGGATCATAGAACTTCTCATTCCCTCTGGCTTCAGAAGAAGCATGGACCAGTGGTTCACTCCATCATGGccaagaaaggcaaaaatagCTATAGGGCTTTTAGAATTTGTGGAAGATATTTTCCACGGACCTTACGGAAACTTTCTTATGTGTGATACAAGTGCCAAAAACTTGGGATATAATGATAAATATGATTTGAAAATGATGGACATGAGAAAAATAGTgccagaaattaatttaaaggaGATAATTAAAGATCGTCAGTGCGACTCAGATTTGGACTGCATTTATGGTACAGACTGTAGAACATTATGTGACCAAAGCAAAATGAGATGTACCACTGAAGTAATTCAGCCAAACTTAGCAAAAGCTTGTCAGCTCCTTAAAGACTATCTGCTTCGTGGTGCTCCTCCTGATATCCATGAAGAACTAGAGAAACAACTGTACTTGTGCATTGCCCTTAAAGTCACAGCAAATCAGATGGAAATGGAGCATTCTTTAATACTCAATAACTTAAAAACTTTACTGTGGAAGAAAATTTCTCATACAAATGATTCGTAG